One genomic segment of Hordeum vulgare subsp. vulgare chromosome 2H, MorexV3_pseudomolecules_assembly, whole genome shotgun sequence includes these proteins:
- the LOC123430737 gene encoding trimethyltridecatetraene synthase-like has product MEQPPWAPFLAVVLATILFFKAVFRRKGTCNLPPGPKPWPIIGNLNLIGALPHRSIHALSRQYGPLMQLRFGSFPVVVGSSAEMAKLFLKTHDVVFTDRPSTAAGKHTGYDNSTITWSPYNAHWRQARRVCLAELFSARRLESYAYIRREEMRALLCGLHEASGRVVALKDHLTTLSLNVISRMVLGRKYLEKQVAGEDGSAIMAPEEFKCMIDELFFLNGVLNIGDSIPWLDWMDLQGYVKRMKKLSNRFDRFLEHVLDDHNDRRRLQGESFVSRDMVDVLLEIASDPNLEVKLHRNGVKAFIQDLIAGGTETTAITVEWAMSEMLKKPEAFSKATEELDRVVGRERWVTEDDIPSLPYVEAIVKETMRLHPVAPMLAPRLSREDAFVGGYNIPVGTRVLVNVWSIGRDPTAWDAPEDFAPERFIGSKIDIKGHDFELLPFGSGRRMCPGYSLGLKVIHVSLANLLHGFVCKLPDGMPTDQLSMEEIFGLSTPRKFPLQVVMKPKLSGHLYASGH; this is encoded by the exons ATGGAGCAGCCACCATGGGCGCCCTTCCTCGCCGTCGTGCTCGCCACCATTCTCTTCTTCAAGGCCGTCTTCCGCCGCAAAGGCACGTGCAACCTCCCGCCGGGCCCCAAGCCATGGCCGATCATCGGCAACCTCAACCTCATCGGCGCGCTCCCTCACCGCTCCATCCACGCGCTCTCCAGGCAGTACGGCCCGCTCATGCAGCTCCGTTTCGGGTCCTTCCCCGTCGTCGTCGGCAGCTCGGCCGAGATGGCCAAGCTCTTCCTCAAGACCCACGACGTGGTGTTCACCGACCGGCCCAGCACCGCCGCCGGCAAGCACACCGGCTACGACAACAGCACCATCACGTGGTCCCCGTACAACGCGCACTGGCGGCAGGCGCGCAGGGTGTGCCTCGCCGAGCTCTTCAGCGCCAGGCGGCTCGAGTCGTACGCCTACATCCGCCGCGAGGAGATGCGCGCCCTCCTCTGCGGCCTGCACGAGGCCTCCGGGCGCGTCGTGGCGCTCAAGGACCACCTGACCACCTTGAGCCTGAACGTGATCTCGCGCATGGTGCTGGGCAGGAAGTACCTGGAGAAGCAGGTGGCGGGCGAGGATGGCTCGGCGATCATGGCGCCGGAGGAGTTCAAGTGCATGATAGACGAGCTGTTCTTCCTCAACGGCGTGCTCAACATCGGCGACTCCATCCCATGGCTCGACTGGATGGACCTGCAGGGGTACGTCAAGAGGATGAAGAAGCTGAGTAACAGGTTCGATCGGTTCCTGGAACATGTCTTGGACGACCACAACGATCGGCGACGCCTGCAGGGTGAGAGCTTCGTGTCGCGGGACATGGTTGACGTGCTGCTGGAGATAGCCAGCGACCCAAATCTTGAGGTCAAGCTCCACCGGAATGGCGTCAAAGCGTTCATTCAG GACCTCATCGCCGGAGGCACGGAAACCACGGCGATCACCGTCGAGTGGGCCATGTCGGAGATGCTCAAGAAACCCGAGGCGTTCTCCAAGGCCACAGAGGAGCTAGACCGCGTGGTGGGGCGAGAACGATGGGTGACGGAGGACGACATCCCCAGCCTTCCCTATGTGGAGGCCATCGTCAAAGAGACCATGCGGCTGCATCCGGTGGCGCCCATGCTGGCACCCCGTCTGTCCCGTGAGGATGCTTTCGTCGGTGGCTACAACATTCCTGTCGGTACACGCGTGCTCGTCAACGTGTGGTCTATCGGCCGCGACCCGACAGCGTGGGATGCACCGGAGGACTTCGCACCAGAACGGTTCATCGGCAGCAAGATCGACATCAAGGGGCACGACTTCGAGCTGCTGCCGTTTGGGTCCGGACGTCGGATGTGCCCCGGGTATAGTCTGGGACTGAAGGTGATCCATGTGAGCCTCGCCAACCTGCTGCACGGCTTTGTGTGCAAGCTCCCCGATGGCATGCCGACGGATCAGCTGAGCATGGAGGAGATCTTTGGACTGTCGACCCCGCGCAAGTTCCCGCTACAGGTCGTAATGAAACCCAAGCTCTCAGGACACCTCTACGCAAGCGGCCATTAG